The Primulina tabacum isolate GXHZ01 chromosome 10, ASM2559414v2, whole genome shotgun sequence region AcgtagaaaataatttaaagaaccTCGTGAATAttacaaattataaaacaaacaaaatgataaaatagtaagtttataaatgaaaatcatatatttataatagtaaataaataaatattagtaATATTagctatttttttaaatatataatattaaactaaatgaaattcaaaagtaaaattaaattaataattatcttgATGGTGAAATTCAAaagtaaaatcaaattaataattattttgatggAATTAAGTATACTATTAATGATCATATTAAATTAACTTAGAAAATGACTTAAAGAACCTCATGAACATAACAAATTGTAAATAAATGAAAGGGTAAAATAATAAGCttacaattcaaactcatatatttataataatattagatTAGATTAGATATTAGATGCTTTACATGAGTATACACGTATCTTtaactttaaaaaatatgagATTTAGATCCCAACACAACACCAAGTGTTACGCATGTTACGCACTTTTTATACAAGATGATGATCATCTCGTTTAATCtgacaattttttaaatttatctcatATGATGTGATGTCCATAAAATGATCATGTGATCATCTTATGTAAAAAATGCACATCATCAAGTGAGGATCCAAATCCAAAATATGATATACATTTGACAATTTCGAAAATCTCTCTAATTTCctctatttgtgaagaagagcAAATCATGAAAACATGTTTTGAAACTTCGAAAACTTCAAAAATAACATCAACCTCAATTTAGAATATAAGGATATAAAAGCATAATTTCGAACATTATTCCTACACAAACTTTATCAATCCAAATATATTTAGTGACAAAGTAAGATGTGGTTTTCTGTTGCAAAAATTATAACAGAAAGCCATGCAAATTTCATACTGGAGGTTCCTTGGTGATATTACGTCGGTGCTCTTCAAGAATCTGAACTCCTGGCTTTTCTTTGTCGTTGCCAGATACGGCTATCTTGTGGATTCGTTCTTGGATCTTCGTCATGCCTTCATGCACAGGTTCGATGGCCTGATTTATGGTCAACACTACATCCTCGACAACCTGCGGTTCATAAATTATTCGCGAGAAAGTTTTAAGTAAACATCATTTTCTGTGTAAGTGTGAGCAGTAGAAGAGCCAGAAATTCAAGTCCAGGTGAAAATCATAGTTTTATATGTATGTGTACACAAAATCATTTGAATCAACTGGAAATCTAGGAGACAGTGTACGTGTTCCTCGTATTTTAGCAATTGAAGGGTGATGGGGTATCTGACCTTTTGCCCTCCTTCGACAACGATGTCCTGAACGCTCTCTTTCACACTTGTTCCTGGGGCCTTAACCTCGATTTCTTTCTTCTCAACAAGTGCTGGCTTTTCCTCGTCTCCTTTTACCTTAAGAACAGTTTTTGTTTCTTGTGTGGTAACCTTTCCATAGTTGGATGGATGCACGATATGATATGGTTTTGCGGAGAAGACAAAGATGTGAGCAATAGCTGCGATAGCCATCTGACCCCAGGACAAATAATGTTTTAGTCATGCCGAACAAATGTATAAAATAGCTAATATGTATTCACTtgaatgttaaattaaatagaCATATAATGTTGTCTTAATTTCCATAGCTAGTACCTCTATGCATATTAGAAAATCTTGCATTCCGGTTTTGAATTTTCCCTCGTTGGGCAAAAGTCTGAAATTGCATAGCAAGACAATGCCCACACCTTGCCACCATGTTGCAAATACAATAGCCTTGAAGCTAATGAACTTCGCAAGTGGTCGGATCGGCTCTAGTTTTTCATGCGCTACGTTATAAAATTGAACAAGGCAATACAAAGCCCACATCTGACTGAAATTCAATACGACTGTTATATATGGATACCTGCAAGAATGGGGAAGCGTTTAGTCCTGTAAACAAGgcaaaaataacaaaaagttttttttttaaaaaaaaggagaaaagaAGTGCCCCCACAATTCCTCACAAACGAGCTAAAAACATCAAACGGCAAGATGTTAACATACCCATAGTACCACTTAAATTGTCCATCACCATACACTCCACATAGCTCGAGAACAATAGTCAAGAATGCACACACAGTCTTCAAAATCATCTGTACAAGTTCGGAAAAATACATAATTTTGTCATCAACAAGGGGAAAAAATGAGAGTATGGATTGAGAGTATGGTAGGACGTTTACATATTGTACAAGACCAAATTTTATGATTGTGAATAGGTCTTTCCCAAGCACATGTGGATGGCAGACAAAGTTGCAATAAGTTCTCTGTTGTAGTCGAGCACCCTTTTTTCCCTCCAGCAACGGCCTGCTGATTTGTTTCTTTGCTTCATCCTCAAGAAAATCAAGGACCCTCAGTTCACCACCTGTTGCATGTATTTTTATGGtgaacaattaaaatataaagctTTTCAAAGCACAGCTCAACAGAGATTGATACATTATAGCATAACTGAACATAATTTTAGAAattcatttaaattcacaagGTTATGCGGGTAAGTTATTTGCTAAATTCAAAGAAACATAAAACACTAGCGTCAAAGTCATAGAAATCCAAGAATTTAT contains the following coding sequences:
- the LOC142506139 gene encoding protein LAZ1 homolog 2 — encoded protein: MESAYLFPYEHPYRHLHVPALIVAGFFVFIALSLSLFLTFRHLRSYNYPGEQKWIVAVIFMVPAYATESMLSLWNPKLSLACDILRSCYEAFALYAFGSYLIECLGGELRVLDFLEDEAKKQISRPLLEGKKGARLQQRTYCNFVCHPHVLGKDLFTIIKFGLVQYMILKTVCAFLTIVLELCGVYGDGQFKWYYGYPYITVVLNFSQMWALYCLVQFYNVAHEKLEPIRPLAKFISFKAIVFATWWQGVGIVLLCNFRLLPNEGKFKTGMQDFLICIEMAIAAIAHIFVFSAKPYHIVHPSNYGKVTTQETKTVLKVKGDEEKPALVEKKEIEVKAPGTSVKESVQDIVVEGGQKVVEDVVLTINQAIEPVHEGMTKIQERIHKIAVSGNDKEKPGVQILEEHRRNITKEPPV